The genome window CCGGCAAGTTCGTACAGGCACTGAAGGATTCAAAAGTCGAGAATCCGGTGATCATGCTCGACGAGATCGACAAGATCGGTGCCTCCTTCCAGGGCGACCCGGCCTCCGCGCTTCTGGAAACCCTGGATCCGGAGCAGAACCGCGAGTTTCTTGACCACTATCTGGATGTCCGTATGGACCTGTCCAAGGTCCTGTTTATCTGTACCGCAAACCAACTGGACACCATCCCCCGGCCATTGCTGGACCGGATGGACGTGATTCGCCTGTCTGGCTATATCGCCGAGGAAAAACTCGCAATCGCCAAGCATTACCTGCTGCCACGTTTGCTGAAGCGCGCGGGCCTGCTCAAGAAACAGCTCAACATCACAGATGCCGCTATCAGGCAGGTGATCGAAGGCTATGCGCGCGAGGCCGGCGTCCGCGGTCTTGAAAAGCTGCTCCACAAGATCATCCGGAAAGGCATCGTGAAGCTGCTGGAAGCACCTGATAAACCAGTGAAGGTGGGCGTTTCGGATCTGACCACTTATCTGGGTCAACCCGCGTTCCGCAAGGAAAAAGCCCTGAAAGGGATCGGCGTGGTCACCGGCCTGGCCTGGACTGCCATGGGGGGCGCCACTCTCAGTATCGAAGCATCGCGAATTCACAGCAACCAGCGAGGGTTCAAGCTGACCGGTCAGCTCGGCGATGTGATGAAGGAATCGGCCGAGATCGCCTACAGCTATGTATCCTCCAACCTGAAACGTTTCAAAGGAGACCCGACCTTCTTCGAAAAATCATTCGTGCACCTGCATGTGCCGGAGGGGGCCACACCCAAGGATGGACCAAGCGCTGGCGTCACCATGGCGACTGCCCTGCTCTCGATTGCCCGCAGGGAGCCACCACAACAGAATATTGCCATGACCGGGGAGCTGACCCTGACCGGGCAAGTGCTGCCAGTGGGAGGCATTCGGGAAAAAGTCATCGCGGCGCGCCGGCAGAAGATCGGCAACCTGATTCTTCCGGAAGCTAACCGGGGTGACTATGAAGAGCTGCCGGATTACCTGAAGGAAGGCCTGACGGTTAACTTTGCCAGGCATTACAACGACGTGCTTCAGGTCTGCTTTGGTGACAAACCGCTCAGTCGCTCAAGCGTCCACTGACAAACTGGTCTTACCAGTGGGCTGTCAACTTGACGCTCACTGGACCGCTGTCTTTACTCGAAATGTAGCAGTGATCAAAAAGTAACCGGCCGGCAACTTTCAGGTTGCCGACTCCCTACTCGTTGATAAAGAGAGCGGAAAAACAATGAACAAGGAAGCCTCAATACTGTGTATGGCCGCAAGCCTGGCCATAGCACCTTACGCCCATAGCCAATCCGACGACACACTGAAAAAACTTGGTAACTTCCAAACTACCGGAAATGCAGAATTCACTGTCATTGACCAGAACAGCGACAGCGCCGATGCCATAAGGAATACCCTGAAAAAAATCCAGTTACCGAAAGGCTTTGAAATCAGCCTTTATGCCCTGGTTCCCGACGCCCGCCACATGGCAGTCGGTCCTCAGGGTGTCGTCACCTTCGTGGGGACGCGCAAGACTGAGGTCTGGGCGGTCACCGATCGCGACAAGGACCGGGTGGCAGACGATGTCAAAAACTTCGCACCCTCTTTGGCCAAGGCAGTACCCAACGGCCCCTGTTTCTCCCCGGACGGTGTGCTTTACATCGCGGAGCAGAACCGGGTATTAGCCTACCCGGCAGCGGAGTTCTTCTATGAAGGCGGCGATGTAGTGGCCGAGCAAGTGGTCCCCGGAGGTGAGCTGATCCCGGATCAGTTTGTCAGTTACAACCATACCGCGCGGGTCTGCGACATCGGTCCCGACAACAAGCTCTACATCTCTCTGGGACAACCCTACAACGTCACCCCACAAGAGCACCTTGATGAGTTCAGCGAGCGGGGTATCGGCGGCATCATCCGGATGAACCGGAACGGCACCGGAAGGGAGGTATACACCCGGGGCGTCCGGAATTCGGTTGGTCAGGATTTCAACCCCAATACCGGCGAATTGTGGTTCACCGACAACCAGGTGGATGGTATGGGTGACGATATCCCGCCGGGTGAAATCAACCGCCAGACTGCGATGGGCCAGCACTTTGGCTTCCCGTGGTACGGCGGTGGCGATGTTCGTACCAACGATTACAAGGGTGAGGAAGTGCCCGTCGATGTGGTGTTCCCGGTATCGGAAACCGTGGCCCACGCTGCGGACCTGGGGATGATGTTCTACACCGGAAATATGTTCCCGAAAGCCTATCAGGGCGGAATATTCTCGGCCCAGCACGGATCCTGGAACCGGACTGTACCCATCGGAGCCAGAGTGATGTTCACGCCGGTGGATGCGGAAGGCAACATTGCCGGAGAGACCGTTCCATTTGCTGAAGGCTGGTTGGACCAAAACGGCGAATATCTGGGCCGTCCCGTCGACGTTGCACAGCTCAAGGATGGTTCATTGCTGGTCTCCGACGACCTGGCCGGTGCGATCTATCGGATTTCCTACACCGGCTCCTGAGCCCCCAACGCCTATCCCAGCCTCAGTGCCGGAGAGCCATGTGGCTCTCCGGCCAACCGGAGAATCAGCATGTCGAGAAAGGTCAAACCGTCCGTATCGGCCGCGATATTATTGCTCCCGTGCTTAATCTTTCCTTCCATCGCGTTTCCGGCAGATCCTGTCGCGGGGCGCAAGCTGGCGGGTCAATGCAAAACCTGCCACGGCCTGGACGGCATTGCAAAAATCCCGATTGCTCCGAACCTGGCCGGTGAGAGCCAGATCTACATTCGGAATCAACTGAAAGCGTTCCGAAGCGGCAAACGGGAGCATGAAATGATGACCGTGGTGGCACGGGATCTGACCGACCAGCAGATTGCCGACGTGGCGGCATGGTACGAATCCATCGAAGTCACGGCGAAACTTCCGGAGTAGTACAAACGGACCGGCTACAACCCCCTCAGGACTTGGAGTCTGCCTTCCAGCCATCTTCCCGCAGCACCGGACCGACGTGCAGAACCGGAGAGGCATCAATGTGGTCGGCATCCATCATATTCGCCACTCTCTGGAGCGACGCCAGGATCATGGTCTGCTCCCACTCATCCAGGTTCTGGAATTTCTTGATGAAGTCTTCCTGAAGCGGATTGGGGGCACGAGCCAGGATTTCCGCACCCTCTTCAGTCAGGTGCGCATGAACCTTGCGCTTGTCCTGGGTGCTTCTTACCCGGTAAACCAGGTTCCGATGCTCCAGTCGGTCCAGAATCGTAGTTACCGTTGCCTGACTGAGACTCACCTTATCGGCAATGGTGCCAATGGTGACCTCACCAAGATCACGGATGGTCCGCATAATCAGCAACTGAGGGCCAGTCAACCCTGCATGCTTGCTGAGGCGCTTGGAATGAAGGTCTGTTGCCCGAATCACACGCCTGAGCGCCACCAGCACCTGGTCATAATTATTCACATCACTGCTCCGATCAGGGGCCGCAGTCCCCTGTTGATTAACACCGGAGGCGTCGAGCGGTTTTGAGTAAACATCTTTGCTACTCGCCATCGGCTTAGGCCTCACCCCAATGAAGTCTCTGTCGTCTAACACATAACAACAAAAATTTATTTATACCACTAACTATTAGAGGACTTTGTACCATAAAATGCAAGCCGTGACTGTTAGCCGTTTCGGCAGCCCGGCCAGGGTGATCTTCACCGCCGCGGGGCGTTTTTTCCCGTTGTCACTGTGCTAAGGTCAGCACCTTCCCGAAATCCTGAAAAACGGAAGCCGCTCAATGATCATGCGATACGCTCACCGGTTCTTGCCTGAACTACTTATGCCCCGCTGCTTTTGCTTAAAAGCATCCGCCCTGCCCACGATCATTGCCGGTATCGCACTGGCTTTTATCCTGAATGGCCCCGCTCAGGCGCAAAGTTCCGGACAAACGGTATCCGAGCATCAAGACGTCACATCGGACGATGTCGCCGCAGCGATCTCTGACCTCGAAAAGCCAATGTATACGCCGTTTATCGAGAATTACCTGCTGCAGGAAAGTAAAGATCTGCGCAAGGAAATAATGAACACCCGGGCAGAACTGATCGAAAAGGTCGTCGACAAAGAGCTATCAGTTGCTGACAAGACCATGTCCTACGCAACCGATACCGTGACTTACTTCTTTTACCTGATTGCCGGCGCCACCTCTATTCTGGTTGTCATCGGCTGGAATTCGATTCGGGACATGCGGAACCAGCTGACCAGCCTGGCCGAGAAACGGGTGAACGAACTGGTCATTGAATATGAAAACCGACTCGCGGCCATTGAAGAGCAACTGCAGCAGAAATCCGACATCATTCATCAGAACCAGGCCGAAATTGAACGCACTAACGAGGTGCACTCGCTCTGGCTTAAAGCAAGCCAGGAGACCTCCCAGCAGAACAAGATCTCCGCATATGACCAGATTCTGGACCTCCGCCCGGACGATGTTGAAGCACTCAGTTACAAGGCTGATGCTGTCCTCGAAATGCAGGAACCCCTCTGGGCTATCAGCCTCTGCCGGCGGGCACTCAAGCTGGCACCGGATAATGGCCATGCCCACTACCAGCTGGCCTGCGCCTATGCGGAGATAGGTCGCTGGGAAGATGCCGTTACCACCTTACAAAAAGCAATCGATATTTCAGAAGCTTACCGGGACGATGCATCCGTTGATGTCAGCTTTGAACAGTTGCGTGAGCACGGAAGCTTCCGCACACTGGTGTTTCCGGACCAGGAAGAGAGCACGGATGCGTGACATATCTCAGACCGGCACAGGCTTTGCTAGCAGGCTACCTTGTCGAACCGACAGGCTTCATTCGAGACCTGCTTTGAGGCTCTGTGTTCCGGAGCAAACTCTGGCCCTGGCCGCTTGACAAGCAGCAGTGTGTAGTGTTTGTTTAACGCTCTGAGAACACAAGAATAACCCTGAACCAAACAGGACAGAACCTAATGAGAACTTCAGTTAAGAAACTCGTAACCGCTGTAAGCACATCCGTAGCCCTGATGGGCGCAGGCCACGCCGCCGCCGAAATCCAGATTGGTATTGCTGGCCCGATGACCGGCCCTGTTGCCCAGTATGGCGACATGCAGTTCTCCGGTGCCCGCATGGCTATCGAGCAAATCAATGCCAACGGCGGTGTCATGGGCGAACAGCTCGTAGGCGTTGAATACGACGACGTGTGTGACCCCAAGCAGGCCGTGACTATCGCCAACAAACTGGTCAATGACGGTGTCCGCTTTGTGATTGGTCACCTGTGCTCCAGTTCCACCCAGCCCGCCTCCGACATCTACGAGGATGAAGGCATCCTGATGGTGACTCCGGCTTCCACCAGCCCGGAAATCACTGAGCGCGGTTACGAACTGGTATTCCGTACCATCGGCCTCGACAGCATGCAGGGACCGGTTGCCGGCAACCACATTGCCAGCCTGAACCCAGAGCGTGTAGCCATCATTCACGACAAGCAGCAGTATGGTGAAGGTATTGCTACTGCCGTTCGCGACACCCTGAAGAACAAAGGCGTTGAGATTGCCATGTTCGAAGGTATTACCGCCGGCGACAAAGACTTCTCATCCCTGATCACCAAGCTGAAACAGGCTGATGTGGACTACGTCTACTACGGTGGCTACCACCCTGAACTGGGCCTGATTCTGCGCCAGTCGCGGCAGGCTAACCTGGACGCTACCTTCATGGGCCCTGAAGGTGTTGGTAACAAAGACATCAACACAATCGCCGGTGAAGCAGCCGAGGGCCTGCTGGTCACTCTGCCGCCCAGCTTCGACAAAAAAGCCGAAAACCAGAAGCTGGTAAAAGCATTCCAGGACAAGGGTGAAGACCCGTCCGGCCCATTCGTCCTTACCTCTTACACCGCTGTCCAGCTGGTTGCCGAGGGCATTGAGAAGGCCCAGTCCACCGATCCGTTTGACGTAGCGCCAGCACTGCGCAGTGGTTCCTTCCAGACCCCCATTGGCACTGTTGAGTATGACAAGGCCGGTGATATGAAGTCATTCGAGTTTGTTGTTTACGAATGGCATTCAGATGGAAGCAAAACTCCGGTAAACTAAGCCAAAATCGTTAACAAACGGTAATACTGGAACACCTTCTCACCGCGATCCGGGGGAAGGTGTTTTTCTAGGCTCCTGTTGAACCTCCCCAACCACCAGCGCGGATATCCCGCCCTGAGGGTGCGGCAGCGGAGGGAGCAGGCTTTCGGAGTCCCAAAACAATGCAAGACCTCCTGTATTTCTCTCAACAGCTCATTAACGGGCTAACGATCGGGAGCACTTACGCCCTGATCGCCATCGGCTACACGATGGTTTACGGCATCATTGGCATGATCAACTTTGCCCATGGTGAAATCTACATGATTGGTGCCTACACAGCGCTGATCGCGATAACCGGCCTTGCCTCCCTGGGTGTCGCCTGGTTACCGCTTATTCTTATTGTTGCGCTCATTTGCGCCATGATTGTCTCCAGCGCCATGGGCTGGGCCGTGGAACGGGTTGCCTATCGGCCGGTTCGCGGGCGGCATCGCCTGATTCCGCTGATTTCCGCTATTGGCATGTCGATTTTCCTGCAGAACTATGTGCACCTCGCCCAGGGGTCCCGCAACGTTGGCTTCCCGGCGCTGATTGAAGGTGGCTTCCAGTTCGGGTCAGAAGGCGCCTTCCAGATGTCGCTGTCCTACATGCAGATCACCATATTCATAACCACGCTGGTCTGTATGACCGCACTGTCCCTGTTTATTGCACGCTCCCGAACCGGTCGTGCCTGCCGCGCGGTTTCACAGGACCTCGGCATGGCCAGCCTCCTCGGCATCGATACCAACCGGATCATTTCCGCGACGTTCGTCATTGGCGCAGCGCTGGCCGCGGTAGCAGGCCTTCTCCTGGGGATGTATTACGGCTCGGTTGACCCGCTATTCGGCTTTATTGCCGGTCTCAAGGCCTTCACTGCCGCGGTCCTTGGCGGCATTGGCAGCATCCCTGGTGCGATGTTAGGTGGCCTGATTCTTGGTGTTTCCGAAAGCATGACCTCCGGCTACCTCAGCGGTGAGTACAAGGACGTGGTCTCCTTCGGTCTGCTGATTCTCATTCTGCTGTTTAAACCCACCGGCCTGCTCGGCAAACCGGAGGTTGAGAAGATCTGATGGCTGCTCACAACGTCAAACATGCGCTCTTCTGCGCATTTATCACTCTGATTATTTCCTACCCCATCCTCGGCTTTAACCTGGAAGCCCAGGGCATCAATGTCATCCTGACCGGCGCCAAGGCATCAACCATTTTGATGGTGTTCCTGGCCGCGATCGCTGTCTTTGCATTCCAGCTGTTCCGTGACCAGATCATGGGCAGGATCCGCAACTTGCCGGGTCTGAATCCCATGGCCGACAAGGAGCCGATGGCTGAGAACCGGCGCGCCAAGGTCGAATCCTGGATTCTTACCGGGATTATCATTTTCGCCCTGTTCTGGCCTTTCTTCGTTTCCCGCGGCTCGGTCGATTTGGCCACACTGGTTCTGATCTACATCATGCTGGCCCTGGGCCTGAACGTGGTAGTAGGCCTTGCCGGCCTGCTGGATCTGGGCTACGTCGCCTTCTACGCAGTCGGTGCCTACACCTTTGCACTCATGTCCGATTATCTGGGAGTGTCATTCTGGCTTGCTCTGCCTATCGGCGCGCTGCTGGCAGCAACGTTCGGCCTGGTGCTGGGCTTTCCGGTATTGCGATTGCGAGGCGACTATCTGGCCATCGTAACCCTCGGATTCGGCGAGATCATCCGGATTCTGCTCAACAACTGGACCAGTCTGACCGGTGGCCCCAACGGTATCGGTGGCATTCCCGACCCAACCCTGTTTGGCATGGAGTTCGGTCGTCGGGTCAAGGAAGAAGGCAACACCTCTTTCCATGAAACCTTCGGTATAGCCTACAGCGGTGAGCACAAGGTAATTTTCCTGTACCTGATCGCGCTGGTTCTCGCGGTGTTCACTGCGCTGGTTATCCGCCGCTTCATGCGCATGCCGGTTGGCCGCGCCTGGGAAGCATTACGTGAAGATGAAATCGCGGCCCGCTCCCTGGGCCTGAGCAGAACAGCCGTCAAGTTGTCCGCCTTCACCATTGGCGCATTCTTTGCGGGGTTTGCCGGTACCGTCTTCGCTTCAAAGCAGGGTTTCATCAGCCCGGAGTCCTTTGTTTTCCTTGAGTCTGCCATCGTCCTGGCGATTGTAGTTCTCGGCGGGATGGGCTCCCAGATCGGGGTCATCCTGGCGGCGGTTGCCGTCACCATCCTGCCGGAGTTGGCCCGAGAGTTCTCCGAATACCGCATGCTGATCTTTGGTGCCGCCATGGTTCTTATGATGGTTTGGCGCCCGCAGGGCCTGATGCCCATGCGTCGCATTCACATTGAACTAAAAAAGCAGGAGTGACGGACGATGCTTGAAGTACAGAATCTGTCCATGCGCTTTGGCGGCCTGCTGGCAGTAGACCAGGTGTCTCTGGACGTACAGGAACGGGAAATCGTTTCAATCATCGGCCCCAACGGGGCCGGAAAAACCACTGTTTTCAATTGCATGAGCGGCTTTTACAGGCCGACAGGCGGCAAGATTGTTTTCGAAGGACAGGAAGTTCAGGGTAAGCCTGACTACAAGATCTCCCGCCTGGGCATGGTGAGGACGTTCCAGCACGTGCGCCTGTTCAGCCAGATGACCGTAGTGGAAAACCTGCTGGTCGCCCAGCACCGGCACCTGAATACCAACCTGATTGCCGGCTTGGTAAAAACCCCGAATTACCGGGACCGTGAACAGAAGTCCCTTGACCGTGCAGCCTACTGGCTCGAACGCGTCGGACTGATGCATCTGGCCAACCGGGAAGCAGGAAATCTTGCCTACGGCCAGCAACGGCGGCTGGAAATTGCCCGGTGCATGGTAACCGAGCCCAAACTGTTAATGCTGGATGAGCCCGCAGCGGGCCTGAACCCGGCGGAAACCAAGGAACTCAATCAACTGATTGTCAGCCTGAAAGAGGACTACAACGTTTCCGTGGTGCTGATTGAGCACGACATGAGCCTGGTAATGGACATCTCTGACCGGATCAACGTCATCAACCAGGGACGCCCCCTGGCCAATGGCACACCGGAAGAAATCCGCCAGAACGACGACGTGATCAAAGCCTACCTGGGCGAGGCCTGAGGAAGAACCATGCTTGTACTAGAAGATGTCCATACTCACTACGGCAAAATCGAAGCGCTGCACGGGGTTTCCGTCGAGGTCCAGAAAGGTGAGATCGTTTCCCT of Marinobacter sediminum contains these proteins:
- a CDS encoding high-affinity branched-chain amino acid ABC transporter permease LivM, with the translated sequence MAAHNVKHALFCAFITLIISYPILGFNLEAQGINVILTGAKASTILMVFLAAIAVFAFQLFRDQIMGRIRNLPGLNPMADKEPMAENRRAKVESWILTGIIIFALFWPFFVSRGSVDLATLVLIYIMLALGLNVVVGLAGLLDLGYVAFYAVGAYTFALMSDYLGVSFWLALPIGALLAATFGLVLGFPVLRLRGDYLAIVTLGFGEIIRILLNNWTSLTGGPNGIGGIPDPTLFGMEFGRRVKEEGNTSFHETFGIAYSGEHKVIFLYLIALVLAVFTALVIRRFMRMPVGRAWEALREDEIAARSLGLSRTAVKLSAFTIGAFFAGFAGTVFASKQGFISPESFVFLESAIVLAIVVLGGMGSQIGVILAAVAVTILPELAREFSEYRMLIFGAAMVLMMVWRPQGLMPMRRIHIELKKQE
- a CDS encoding PQQ-dependent sugar dehydrogenase codes for the protein MNKEASILCMAASLAIAPYAHSQSDDTLKKLGNFQTTGNAEFTVIDQNSDSADAIRNTLKKIQLPKGFEISLYALVPDARHMAVGPQGVVTFVGTRKTEVWAVTDRDKDRVADDVKNFAPSLAKAVPNGPCFSPDGVLYIAEQNRVLAYPAAEFFYEGGDVVAEQVVPGGELIPDQFVSYNHTARVCDIGPDNKLYISLGQPYNVTPQEHLDEFSERGIGGIIRMNRNGTGREVYTRGVRNSVGQDFNPNTGELWFTDNQVDGMGDDIPPGEINRQTAMGQHFGFPWYGGGDVRTNDYKGEEVPVDVVFPVSETVAHAADLGMMFYTGNMFPKAYQGGIFSAQHGSWNRTVPIGARVMFTPVDAEGNIAGETVPFAEGWLDQNGEYLGRPVDVAQLKDGSLLVSDDLAGAIYRISYTGS
- the livH gene encoding high-affinity branched-chain amino acid ABC transporter permease LivH, coding for MQDLLYFSQQLINGLTIGSTYALIAIGYTMVYGIIGMINFAHGEIYMIGAYTALIAITGLASLGVAWLPLILIVALICAMIVSSAMGWAVERVAYRPVRGRHRLIPLISAIGMSIFLQNYVHLAQGSRNVGFPALIEGGFQFGSEGAFQMSLSYMQITIFITTLVCMTALSLFIARSRTGRACRAVSQDLGMASLLGIDTNRIISATFVIGAALAAVAGLLLGMYYGSVDPLFGFIAGLKAFTAAVLGGIGSIPGAMLGGLILGVSESMTSGYLSGEYKDVVSFGLLILILLFKPTGLLGKPEVEKI
- the livG gene encoding high-affinity branched-chain amino acid ABC transporter ATP-binding protein LivG yields the protein MLEVQNLSMRFGGLLAVDQVSLDVQEREIVSIIGPNGAGKTTVFNCMSGFYRPTGGKIVFEGQEVQGKPDYKISRLGMVRTFQHVRLFSQMTVVENLLVAQHRHLNTNLIAGLVKTPNYRDREQKSLDRAAYWLERVGLMHLANREAGNLAYGQQRRLEIARCMVTEPKLLMLDEPAAGLNPAETKELNQLIVSLKEDYNVSVVLIEHDMSLVMDISDRINVINQGRPLANGTPEEIRQNDDVIKAYLGEA
- a CDS encoding c-type cytochrome, which encodes MSRKVKPSVSAAILLLPCLIFPSIAFPADPVAGRKLAGQCKTCHGLDGIAKIPIAPNLAGESQIYIRNQLKAFRSGKREHEMMTVVARDLTDQQIADVAAWYESIEVTAKLPE
- a CDS encoding tetratricopeptide repeat protein; this translates as MPRCFCLKASALPTIIAGIALAFILNGPAQAQSSGQTVSEHQDVTSDDVAAAISDLEKPMYTPFIENYLLQESKDLRKEIMNTRAELIEKVVDKELSVADKTMSYATDTVTYFFYLIAGATSILVVIGWNSIRDMRNQLTSLAEKRVNELVIEYENRLAAIEEQLQQKSDIIHQNQAEIERTNEVHSLWLKASQETSQQNKISAYDQILDLRPDDVEALSYKADAVLEMQEPLWAISLCRRALKLAPDNGHAHYQLACAYAEIGRWEDAVTTLQKAIDISEAYRDDASVDVSFEQLREHGSFRTLVFPDQEESTDA
- a CDS encoding MarR family winged helix-turn-helix transcriptional regulator, producing MNNYDQVLVALRRVIRATDLHSKRLSKHAGLTGPQLLIMRTIRDLGEVTIGTIADKVSLSQATVTTILDRLEHRNLVYRVRSTQDKRKVHAHLTEEGAEILARAPNPLQEDFIKKFQNLDEWEQTMILASLQRVANMMDADHIDASPVLHVGPVLREDGWKADSKS
- a CDS encoding branched-chain amino acid ABC transporter substrate-binding protein — its product is MRTSVKKLVTAVSTSVALMGAGHAAAEIQIGIAGPMTGPVAQYGDMQFSGARMAIEQINANGGVMGEQLVGVEYDDVCDPKQAVTIANKLVNDGVRFVIGHLCSSSTQPASDIYEDEGILMVTPASTSPEITERGYELVFRTIGLDSMQGPVAGNHIASLNPERVAIIHDKQQYGEGIATAVRDTLKNKGVEIAMFEGITAGDKDFSSLITKLKQADVDYVYYGGYHPELGLILRQSRQANLDATFMGPEGVGNKDINTIAGEAAEGLLVTLPPSFDKKAENQKLVKAFQDKGEDPSGPFVLTSYTAVQLVAEGIEKAQSTDPFDVAPALRSGSFQTPIGTVEYDKAGDMKSFEFVVYEWHSDGSKTPVN